DNA sequence from the Salvelinus alpinus chromosome 7, SLU_Salpinus.1, whole genome shotgun sequence genome:
aaccccactgtgatggaatttagacctcgataatcaatgcacgagCGTAAACCGCCAtctttcttcttcacaaaaaagaagctcgaggagacaggtgatgcggagggccgaatgtacccctgtcccagcgATTCAGTAACATATGTCTCCATGGCTactgtctcctcctgggacaaaggatacacgtgactcctaggaagtgcagcgttctccagGAGGTTTATCGCGCAGTCCCCTcaacgatggggtggtaattgggtcgccttctttttactgaaagcgatagccaaatcggcatattcagagggaatgcgcacggtggaaacctggtctgaactctccaccgtagtcgcaccaaCGGCAACTCCTatacacctgcctgaacactcctctgaccaccccttaaCGATGGTCCCTGTCGCCAGGAAATCACCGGGTTGTGCTGAGCTAGCCAGGGAATTCCCAACACCACTGGAAATGCAGGTGAGTcgataaggaacagactaatcTGCTCCTTATGACtcccctgcgttaccatgtccagcggtaccgtggcctccctgacccttcctgaccctaatggtcggctatctaaggagtgcacggggaatGGTAGGTCTAACGACACAAGGGGAATCCCTAGCCTTAACGCGAGCCCCCGATCTatgaaattcccagctgcgcctgaatcgactagcgccttatgctgtagagagggagaaaacccAGGGAAAGAGGTTAACACATACATATGAccgacaggaagctctgggtaagtctggtgctgactcacctggggtgatcgagtagTGCTCCGCCTGCCCTCCCGACTCCCAAACGAGTTTTTCCAGCACCGGTCGGCCATGTGCCCTCGCCGACCACAACTGGTGCAGGAGGACACTCCTCCTCCGGTCCCCCTTGAAGCTGCCCCCCCTAACTCCATAGGGATAGGTGcaggagggctgggaggtggaaaCGACAGGACCTGTTCCGAAcgtccgcgggcagccagcaggttgtcGAGACGGACGGCCATGTCAATGAGTTCATCCAGAGTGAGGgtggtgtcccgacacgctagctccctgcggacgtcctcccctACAAGGCTGCATCGGAAATGGTCTATtaaggccctgtcgttccaccctgctcctgcggccaaggtcctgaactccagggcaaagtccagtgcgctcctcgtctcctgacgCAGGTGGATGAGGAGCTCGGAATCGGCGGGTGAACTCGGGGTAATGATCCCTCGCCGAGTCTGGACCATTCTacactgcgttggcccactcgaGAGCTCTtccagtcagacaggagatgagggcgcTCACGCTCTCCTCTCCGGAGGGAGTAGGACGAACGGTCGCCAGGTAAAGTTCCAGTTGTAGAAGGAAACCCTGACACCCAGCCGCCGTTCCATCATACTCCCGTGGGAGCTCCAACCGAAGAGCCCCGGAGCCGGATGcggtagcaggaacaggaggtgctggaggagggggtgctggagatgaggtgggaaggccactcctctcccatcgatcgATCCTCTCCATCATTTGATCCATAGCTGAACCAATCCTGTGGAGAGCACTGGTATGATGGAGGACCCTTTCCTCCCTCGATGGGAGAGGAGATGCGGCTGCTCCTGCTGATTCCATAActggtgcgggattctgtcacgcgggactaggtgggtgcaggaatcaggcgcagagagagTTCCACTGGGGGTATAGTGCTCTTTAATAAGGCACACACAAAATATAAGCCCAACAAATACAGGGCGCGGACATATAACGTGACAACCCAAAAACCACAGGGTgtcaagagaaagaaagaaaatacacCTCAGCCTACAATGCACACACGTAACAAaataaagacaatcccgcacaaaacaagggcgggtctacctactaaatatagggaagctcattaaccgaaaacaacagaaacacaggtgaaactaataagacaaaacaaacagacaaacgaaaaagggatcggtggcggctagtaggacggtgacgacgaccgccgagcaccgcccgaacaggcaggggagccaacttcggcggaagtcgtgacaattaaAATCTTTCCAAATGCAAACGGCTATACAATTTGCCTCAAAGGCACAATATAAATAAACTTGATGTTGATGCCATGCTAGTAGAGCCTGTGCTTGAGAAGCAGAATATCTTCTGAATTGGTGGCGTTGTTTTGGATCATAGCGATCATCTTACAGTCCTGGAACACCGTCTGCAATTCCTTCTTCAAGAGCAACACCAGGCCACTTTCTTGTGAATAAACCAGGACTCATAAATCAGTCCACATCTCGATACCAGCTCACATCACTACTATTCCTAACTGACCGGATGCTATTCCTAACTGACCGGATGGAGGAGCTCTCCTTTCAGCACTACACAACTatagatgtgtgtttgtgtggtgctgAAAAGACAGCTCCAGTATGCACACGAACATTGACAGGTTTCTTGTGCTTGTTTTTGAGTTATAAACACATGCGCTGGACTTCACTGACCTCCTGAACTGGTTTGACGTGGGGGGTCAGAATCCCTGGGGGAGCCGCAGGTTTGGGTGAAATGTATTCAGTGACAGTCATCAGCTTCTGTTTGAGGATGTGCATGGACTTCTTGTGACGTGTGACTGCCTTAGAGCCATGCTGGACACTCTGCATCAGGGGCAGCCATCCTGTAGACACACATGTTACATTAATAAGGTGTTTATTGTGTGTTTATAAAGGAGGATTTCTTAAAAAATAATAGAGGTTAGACAGACTGAAtcttatatttaactaggcaaatcagttaagaacaaattcttattttacaatgaggGGCCTACCccagtcaaaccctcccctagaccaattgtgcgctgccctatgggactccagatcaccgctggttgtgatacagcccgggattgaacaaAGGTCtgtagggctcctgagtggcgcagctcAGGAGCCCTACCGTTCTATGCAGGCAATAAAACCTGATAACTGTGTTGCATTGGATAAAAGTGTTcacttgtgtgtgcatgtgcatacaTTCCAATAATACAGTATATGATGTGAGTGATACAATACAATCCATCTTTATGTCAATGTGATTATCTTTGTACAGTGATGGTCTTGGCTCAGGTTTGACATCAAAGAAAGGATGTATATGGTGGTAGTGTACAGAGCATTTTGCACATCAAGCTTTCTGTAACAACCTTCCACCCAAGAGTAAAGCATGAAGTTGCAATTCGTTTTTTCTCCAGGTGTATTTTTAAAGACTGTTGTTGCAATGCTCTGCTTGTTACAATGTAGCCATGCACTTGCTGAACAGGTACTTGCTACAATGTAACTAGCTTTTTATGTAACTAGCCGGTGTAACTAACTAATGACGGCTAGTTAGGAAGTCATAAGGTGTAAACTGTGTACAACCGAGGACATAGACGCGTGCTCCAACAACATGGTTTGACTCGACATGTAGCTGTATTCATTTAATAATGtaattttctcgaaatctaaaggAACAACCAAGATTCGAGCAAATGTCTTAactagttgaacatgttatttctCCAACCTCGTGCAAAttacaaactgacacgttttcattttcgttCCAAAAAATATTTGGTTTTACGGCCTGTATATGCGTAGTTTAAATATGCGTAGTTCAGCGCATAAGCTTAGCTTGCCACCTATTTCTcctggagaagcagtttctgcctcTCTTCATACAGTACTGTTTTTGGATACAAAAGCCAGCGAATGTTTGCGTAATATTTTACGTGAGACAGTGAACGTGATTACGTCAGTCAGGCTTTGCGTGGTTGTTGTACAAGCATGAGGCGCATACCCAGTTGCAGTACATTAAAGAATATCAGTGAAATAGGTCAATACTTTCATTCCCATGCCTCGTTGACAGCTTGCTGTCGAGCCTTATTTTCTCAGTCCTTTTGCACGACATCTACGAGTGATTCTACAACCATGGATCTCAGTGGCATGCGGAAAAAATACAAAGGAGACGAAGAGGTGAGAATAAacaagattttttttttcttacaTTCTTGTTATGGCACAAGCTACCTCACTTACCCTTCTAATTTGGGTTGAATGACCGTAAAGATGGCAATGGCAAATGCAGACACTTGCATATTTCAGCGGCACAACAATGCCTACCCAGTTTGCCCACATTGTTTCAGTGGTGTATTATTTAGCACTGTTTTGGAGTGTAAATGACGTTGATGACCCCAACATTTCCATCACATTGCAAGTATGATATGTCAAATGTAAAATCTGCTTACAAAGCTGACTTTGCTTACGTGCAACGTCTTGTGATGTAATGAAGGGGCATCTCCCAATAGCTCCACCACTGGCGAAGGGAGCATAACGGCCctataatatacactatatatgcaaaagtatgtggacaacccttaaAATTAATAGATTCCGGTATGTcatccacacccgttgctgacaggtgtatacaatcgaacacacagccatgcaatctccgtagacaaacagtggcagtagaattgcctttctgaagagctcagtgactttcaacgtggcaccatcttaggatgtcacctgttattgtgaagtggaaacgtctttgGAGCAACAACAGCATATctgcgaagtggtagaccacacaagctcacagaacgggaccgttgagtgctgaagcgcgtagcgtgtaaaaaatcttctgtcctcggttgcaacactcactaccgacttccaaactgcttctagaagcaacgtcagcacaaaaactgttcctcgggagcttcatgaaatgtgtttccatggccgaaaAGGCACACAGAAGTCTAAGATCactatgtgcaatgccaagcattggctggagtggtgtaaagctcactgccattgaactctggagcagtggaaacgcgttctctggaatgatgaatcacgcttcaccatctggcagtccgacggacaaatctgggtttggcggatgccaggagaacgctacctgccccaatgcatagtgccaactgtaaagtttagtggaggaggaataatggtctggagctgtttttcatgattcagGCCCTTTTAGATCCAGTGAAGAAGGTTTTAACAATACAGCaaacaatgatattctagaccagggttccccaactggcagcccGCGGTCTGAATTTAGCCCATTGGTGGTTTTATTTGTCCACCCAAGTTTtctgagaaaataaataaatacatgttttgttgttAAACATATTAGACTAAAAACACCTGGAAATCAGCTAAAAAATGATTTTACTTAAAAAAATCTGTTTCCAAGTagtcccacgcataatagagagaaatgtgaccatatacaaatgtaagcatgGTTTGAAATCAttctgttttagtcaaacatgatactgtatatgtttgggcttcttgagGTCAATTTGCCATCAACAAATGATTGTAAATATGTTCCCGGCCCCCCGACCATCACCTCAAGAAAAAATTGGCCCGTGgcggaatctagttgatgatccatgttctagacgattctgtgcttcctactttgtggcaacaatttggggaaggccctttcaagtttcagcatgacaatgcccccgtgcacaaagcgaggtccatacagaaatggtttgtcgtgatcggtatggaagaacttgactggcctggacagagccctgacctcaaccccatctaactcctttgggatgaattggaacactgactgcaaGCCAGACCTAATTGCCAAACATcaatgcccaacctcactaatgctcttgtggttgaatgggagcaagtccacgcagcaatgttccaacatctagtggaaagccttcccagaagagtggaggctgttatagcagcaaaggggggaccaactccatattaattcccatgattttggaatgagatgttcaacaagcagctgtccacatactaGAAAAGAGAATTGTGTCACCTCTAGTCATAACATCTTTATCATCTACAAAGTTATGAAGGTTCACCTCACTGCATACACCCCAGTAATTGGAGTGATATCAGAAATGTATTGAAGATGTCATAATAGACATTTCTCAAAATGTATTTCCTTAAATGTCCAAGTCTGCTTATGTCTTCAATGTAATGTGCATTTTGATGTAAAAGTGTCATTATATTAACATGTCGTAGTGCTTTGAGGAGAATCAGCTCGTGTCTCTGGACCCCATCAAGCAGTTTGGAGATTGGTTTGATCAAGCCACGAAATGTCCTGAAATTGGAGAGCCCAATGCAATGTGCATCGCCACATCCACTAAGTGAGTACCCCCATAAGTACTCCATTAAACACAATGCTTGCTTCTTAAGCTCAAATTGTAACACAATTTCTATCAATCTGCTTATTTCTACGTGAAGAGAAGGACGTCCATCTGCTCGTATGGTCTTGTTAAAAGGCTACAGCGATGAAGGCTTCCGCTTCTTTACCAACTACGAGAGCCGGAAAGGTGGAGAGCTGGTTAGTGTCTGCTACTGTCACAAGGCAGGCATCTTCCTGTCCTCTCAAATGTATGTACTACTAGATTATGTCATACTATTCTTAGGGCTGGGCAGTATACTGTATTTTACAATATACCGatattgatgcacggaccggtttgggattttactttaccttctatcaCGGTTTTTGaatgtatggtttgttaaatgtgatatgccGTGTGTAACGTCAATTTTTATAGTTTACACCTTCTACTTGAGTCATCCTTCTGTCACTCAAGGGGCGtatttgttgttgcttgaccacgagacacttgcgttcagtctgcatggtcaatccagCACATGCAACAgtgttgatgacaacgatgttATTTCCACTTGTCTTCTTAATTTAAATCCACAAGCGTTCTGTAATTACACAATTAGTTTGtgttacatctgcaaacagctactttgtcttttcttagcacgTTTTAGCTAAATCCTGTTAGCcgctaatcgctagttagctggcaGTGTGGGAATGATCtaaaatgagtgcaggaaatgcagaaattgatggaaatgcaggaaattattttaggttgaagttaaattgaacagtataaaacaatcagaatgaagAAAGACCCATTAAAATCAtgtagaatgtatgtgttgccaccgtAGCATCACGTACTACTCgtaaagcaaatgtagaacttttattattaaaaaaaaagtCAAATAGTCAAATACCATCAAAACTTTAAAAACTactgtgatatgatattttgtccatatcgcccagccctactacTTCTGTTTGCAGACTTTACTTTATCAGAATTTTTGATTTCCCTTCCGGTAGGACAGCAACCCTTACGCATGTCTGTGCTTTTACTGGGAGCCCATCAACAGGCAGGTATGTGCTTCATTTTACCTCTTAAAATGTAGCCTACTGGTCAACCCATTGTTTTAATATCTTCAAATatcttagatttttttttaaacacattgTGACGTGGTTTTTGAATGAATTAACTAATGCAGGATGACACTGAATTTGCTGTACAGTAGTTGGCACTACtcttgagaatgtgtgtgtgcagatCCGTATCGAGGGCAATGTGGAGAGAATCCCCTACCAGAGCTCCTGTGACTACTTCCACTCCCGGCCCAAGAGTAGCCAGATCGGGGCCATTGTGAGCAGACAAAGCACTGCCGTCCCTGACAGAAATGTGAGAACCAGTCCATGCTACTCCACTGTATTATTGCCTTCCACCATTGAGGGACTTAATTCCCTCAAAATGAGGGAAATTAATGAAATATGTTAAATCTGGGCAATTCCAGGCCAGGATAgcccaaaaatattttggggtATTATTGCAGATTGCTCTGCCAATTTTCACACATGGCTATTTTAGGTCCTTTTTAAacctatacatgcctcctgtaagaccctatgatctgtgaaccgtcgatgatacagacaacatcttggtgtcattgtactccttatagtgtgctctaacaTAATGGAGTATCTCTAGATTCAGATTTTTCTCTCTCACATGAATCTATTCAACATGAAAAATAATATTTCTAAAGTACCCTTTTTGATTTTGTTAATTTTATGACATACTCTACAAGTACATACAATTTTTAAGTTATTATTTTATAAGCATCACCCACACTGCAATGCAATGTTGTCGTCGGTCTCTCGTTATGTAGTGTTGCGTTgactctcttgtcgtgatgtgtgttttgtcctatatttttatttaaattatttttatttttagtcccagcccccatccccgcaggaggccttttgccttttcgTAGGccatcattaaaaataagaatttgttcttaactgacttgtctagttaaatgaagaaagaaaaaatatatatttttgtgaaTGTGCAATCCTAAAGGAGGGCTGGGATTGGTAATGACCTATAATATACATGTCTATACATTTGTCATATGTTCAATGGTAccagagagcccactctggaaattGTATGTGTTTGAAGAGGATATTATTCCAAACGATGTATCAAAAAGGGTACTTTTGAGATATTCATGTTGTTTATGTTGAATAACTGAATGTTAAACATTTTATTTCAGAATCTAGAAATACTCCATACTTGAAAGCACACTATAAAGaagtataatgacaccaagatgtttTCGTATCATGTATGGTTCAcggatcatagggtcttacaggaggcatgtacagtatacagttgaagtcggaagtttacatacacctcagccaaatacgtttaaactcagttttgcacaattttttacatttaatcctagtaaaaattccctgtcttaggtcagttaggctcaccactttattttaagaatgggaaatgtcagaataatagcagggagaattatttattttagcttttatttgttttaccacattcccagtgggtcagatgtttacgtacactcgattagtatttggtagcattgcctttaaaatgtttatcttgggtcaaacgtttcgggtagccttccacaagcttcccacaataagatgggtgaattttgacccattcctcctgacagagctagtgtaactgagtcaggtttgtaggcctccttgctcgcacacactttttcagttctgcccacaaattttctatgggattgaggtcagggctttgtgatggccactccaataccttgactttgttgtccttaagccattttgccacaactttggaagtatgcttggggtcattgtccatttggaagacccatttgtgaccaagctttgtgatgtcttgagatgttgcttcaatatatccacataattttcctccctcatgatgccatctattttgtgaagtgcaccagtccctcctgcagcaaagcacccccacaacatgatgctgccacccccgtgcttcacggttgggatggtgttcttcggcttgcaagcctccccattttgtggagtggttgaaatttgtggagtggttgaaaaactagttttaatgactccaacctaagtgtatgtaaacttccgacttcaactgtatgtcttaaAAGGGCCTAAAATGACAACTTTCatcatgataaaaaaaaaagtgatacaaatgtaaaagcatgtcaaacatccttcctcccaatgaagtttctctgtgagaattgccagaatcTGAGATACACAAAATATTTTTGGTCTGTCCTGGCGTGGAGTTGCCCATTTGACGGTTTTGTTTCACTCTGCAGTACCTGAGACAGAAAAATGCGGAGCTGGAGGAAAAGTACAAGGACACAGATGTCCCAATGCCTGACTATTGGTTAGTATTACTATCAAATCACCAGGAATTCTACATGACTTTGCCATGCCAAACCTGTGCAGTAAGTGGTCTTATCATGCAAGTCTGTTCTTGTTTTTGCCTGTCTTCCAACAGGGGAGGCTATATCGTTAAGCCTTACATGATAGAGTTCTGGCAGGGTCAGACCAACAGGCTACATGACCGTATTGTTTTCACACGGCCGAATAATGTTCTAGAAGAGCATCAACATCATGCTGAGGCGGGCTGGGTGTACCAGAGGCTATCCCCTTGACAAGGACGGTTAGGGGAAATGGACTAAAGAGCAGGCTGGAGATTAGGGCTAGCGTACAACTCACTCATGTCAACATCATCAATCAAACCAACATCATTTCAATACATTAGGAACATTTTGATGTTGAATAACTAAGTGCTATATGATGTGTATCTTATTAAGCCATAATTTGCTGTTCTGTTCAATTGGTCTTGTTTTATACCAAATAAAGGAGACATTTTCTGGTTGGTTAGGAGGCCTGATTGTCTATTGTCTCCAAGGCAACAATGGAACATGATTAATGTGATGCAACTATGAACTATACAGTCTAGCACATAACCTGTGACACAAGGTTTTGCTAATCTGAATATGCTATATGGAATGCTTTGCATTTTCTGACTCATGAAGTGCAAAGTCTGTCTAGTAGAGTAGTCACTGTTTGGTAATGATTGACAGAAAATCAGCAATGTGTTTCCGCAGGCCTCAACAACCTCTAGAAACTGTACTTGTAAAGAGCACAATCTCCAGTACTGTGTCTGTTATTTAACGTTCGTACATGAGTTCCATTCTATTGGAGCAGGGATAGCCTACATGTTCTGTCTAGCTGCTAATATGTATTTTAATGGCCCACATCCATAGCAGTTTCTCTGTGATAATGTAATAACGATAGCCTATTAGGCTAAAGTCCCTGTGTTGAATTTGTTATGGACTGATTCCACAGGCAATCCATGTCTTGATCAATCTGCCTTTGAAATATAGGTATATtaaggtgtgtatatatataggtacagttgaagttgcaagtttacatacactgaggttggagtcattaaaactcgtttttcaaccactccacaaatttcttgttaacatactatagttttggcaagtctgttaggacatctggaTGACATCtaaatgacacaagtcatttttccaacacttgtttacaggcagattatttcacttataattcgctgtatcacaattccagtgggtcagaagtttacatatgctaagtttactgtgcctttaaacatattggacaattccagaaaatgatgtcatggctttagaagcttctgataggctaattgacatcatttgagtcaattggaggtgtacccgtggatatatttcaaggcctaacttcaaactcagtgcctctttgcttgacatcatggggaaaatcaaaagaaatcagccaagacgtcagaaaataaattgtagacctccacaagtctggttcatccttgggagcaaattccaaacgcctgaaggtaccacgttcatctgtacaaacaata
Encoded proteins:
- the LOC139581028 gene encoding pyridoxine-5'-phosphate oxidase-like, which produces MRRIPSCSTLKNISEIGQYFHSHASLTACCRALFSQSFCTTSTSDSTTMDLSGMRKKYKGDEECFEENQLVSLDPIKQFGDWFDQATKCPEIGEPNAMCIATSTKEGRPSARMVLLKGYSDEGFRFFTNYESRKGGELDSNPYACLCFYWEPINRQIRIEGNVERIPYQSSCDYFHSRPKSSQIGAIVSRQSTAVPDRNYLRQKNAELEEKYKDTDVPMPDYWGGYIVKPYMIEFWQGQTNRLHDRIVFTRPNNVLEEHQHHAEAGWVYQRLSP